A window from Exiguobacterium marinum DSM 16307 encodes these proteins:
- a CDS encoding transglutaminase domain-containing protein yields the protein MKKFFAGMLVLLFALIVVRPAVADAASARVDTRTGKVDVYISNKDKGSFKFEVRQGKQVRTYDVYRGKNHFNVNYGNGDYSFTLYQSSDGKRYKRVYRLQKTVRLVHSTAPYLHSTQNVSIDSATSRLASSLSRSSYSTSTQALMTSRHVNRLVDYDDNKLMKLSSTYLPNNAETIRTKRGICYDFASLNAALLRAQGIPTRLVMGTAKGVDGYHAWNEVFVSGKWRVIDVTRDVTERRTTTYRITSDYRATLYD from the coding sequence GTGAAGAAATTCTTCGCAGGGATGTTGGTATTGTTGTTCGCACTGATTGTGGTGCGACCTGCCGTCGCGGATGCGGCGAGCGCGCGTGTCGATACACGAACGGGGAAAGTCGACGTGTACATCTCAAATAAGGACAAAGGATCGTTCAAGTTCGAGGTGCGACAAGGCAAGCAGGTCCGTACTTACGATGTCTATAGAGGGAAGAATCATTTCAACGTCAACTATGGGAATGGGGACTATTCATTCACGCTTTACCAGTCATCGGACGGCAAACGCTATAAACGCGTCTATCGCCTTCAGAAAACGGTCCGTCTCGTCCATTCGACGGCACCGTATCTTCATTCCACCCAAAATGTTTCCATTGATTCTGCGACGTCGCGTCTCGCCTCGTCGTTGTCACGTTCATCTTACTCCACTTCGACGCAAGCGCTCATGACGAGTCGTCACGTCAACCGACTCGTTGACTATGACGACAACAAGCTCATGAAGCTCTCATCGACTTATCTGCCGAATAACGCCGAGACCATTCGGACGAAACGGGGGATCTGCTATGACTTCGCGTCACTAAACGCAGCACTCCTTCGTGCCCAAGGCATCCCGACCCGTCTCGTGATGGGGACGGCGAAAGGCGTCGACGGCTATCATGCGTGGAACGAAGTGTTCGTAAGTGGGAAGTGGCGTGTCATCGATGTGACGCGTGACGTGACCGAGCGACGGACGACGACGTATCGTATCACCTCTGACTATCGTGCCACACTCTATGACTGA
- a CDS encoding SpaA isopeptide-forming pilin-related protein, which produces MKRWLSMVLTILLVMQPFAVSRMAYAEGDPVITDPQPPDTPVMTITDNILDTYTIRTTTTENVEVSTVTTDSIVEINYNWSIPNGHSYTDGSTFTFQMPSELKVYDAVTNAPLNFNGQSMGTYSLALDGTATMRFNDNVYKYSNIEGTIQALTQVKETTEISEERTVTITPIENQLSQTLPVGLKSPGKDITKAGVADRPYNPSSIEWTVELNKGLKQIEDARWTDVIPAGLAYRADSMEVTRLVMAMNGNVIREEPVTGLTVDTTDGLAIDFGKIQNAYRLTFITDIVDEEVATFNNVTNLEGTSFKTATASATVAAGRGTELEKRTPNYDDVTQTITWESDINFRQRNMGSLTVKDLFTDTHQLINLTLYEVTLDANGNIANRVAVPVTTSKITDTGLEGFTFDLPKNGTAYQLEYTTRAKNRVVSPGSVTNTIEVNGWKKSATQSIGQVVLRKTHKAPNYAAETIEWTLELNRDKREMNNAVITDTFPNEGLTFIEDSLTISGLTKGTDYTVIPDANGFTIRFNIQLTDTHDITYETTFDYRERLDASNTSFVNEATVDWVDESSNGRTVTTTDSVEPASNTRNNGFKGGTYNAVTKDITWKIGINYHEYATTNLTVTDTWEGTQVPDKDSFTVAKMTRGSGANAYSVDATPIPSSTYNVVWSETGFVLTFNDPTSDAYVIVYDTNIDDTKIAPSYKNTAVVTDGATELGNLPATVTVRHGGEYNEKRGVQQGKLIAWTIDINFGQSSLQNVVIRDVPSNNQDVLLDSLSVYETTVAPNGTVTKAGKLSTDAYTVRAIQEMGEFELTFNNPIDRPYILEYDSYILAAVGTDITNDVYVTADEVSENTTTKQSKVRVARTSGMGTASGELGELTITKTDELSEKNLSGASFDLIDTGSGRTVRRGTTGTDGTLTFGRLLYGDYRLVETKAPDGYLIATASRNITIAKVKEATTVKNDTIRQDVELMKTSTSGKVLEGAEFSLYNAADTLVSEGLVTNKDGKITVKGLEPGMYYFVETKAPTGHLFDATKHDFSITKDQLTATPVSVKNQPFKSIEVTKVDWKTGLALPGAVFDLKDTNGNTLRTGLAADAFGVLLIEDLDLGTYQLVETEAPDGYVLPEKAYTFTVTLESDVVQKDNVKNETMKRVKLTKVDKDTNATLQGAVFTLYNSKNEVVRDNVTTGADGTVVVDRLDIGTYTFVEKTAPTGYILDKTPHAFTVEYGQDVDEQITITNEQQKSVRLIKTDVINGSRLANATFSLYRQDGVLVEAGLKTDANGETLVDRLNPGEYYFQETVAPPGYMLDMTARPFTLVRGTNDITEVIATNDSYKSVRMTKVDSETGDRLAGATFNLVNSFGTTIRAGLVTDATGEIYVGGLTPGSYAFVETKAPDGYLLDPKEHTFSVASRQAAPTTLTVTNEQKKSVRLTKTDVTTGNVLPSATFDLIDASGDVVRAGLVTDASGEIFVRDLEPGDYAFVETKAPEGYILDTTKHEFTLTRGTNEVLAVNVTNDPYKSVRLVKTDSETGNVLAGATFKLLNGDSEVVKADLVTNEDGEIVVEGLVPGDYQFVETKAPKGYFLDESPYAFTFERGDVEKTVKVENDRIKTLLVKKVDSETGEPLEGATFTLTDSTGKVITLTTDASGEARVTDLRLGTYTLTETEAPFGYELDETPRTIRFERGGANEQQITVENTAEYFEFEETEIPGGAGGGGYDDADSESTLGAGDSKKPTLTERLPFLGGESSNGWLIGLVLLVIGIGFLWTTRRKTA; this is translated from the coding sequence ATGAAACGATGGTTATCCATGGTCTTGACCATATTGCTCGTCATGCAGCCGTTCGCTGTCTCACGAATGGCGTACGCGGAAGGGGACCCGGTCATCACGGACCCGCAGCCACCGGACACTCCGGTCATGACGATCACCGACAATATTCTAGATACGTATACGATTCGGACGACGACAACGGAAAACGTTGAGGTGAGTACGGTCACGACCGATTCGATCGTCGAGATCAACTACAACTGGTCGATCCCGAACGGGCACAGTTATACGGACGGGTCGACGTTCACGTTCCAGATGCCGAGTGAGTTGAAAGTGTATGACGCGGTCACGAACGCACCGCTCAACTTTAACGGTCAGTCGATGGGAACATACTCGCTCGCCCTTGACGGGACAGCGACGATGAGATTTAACGACAACGTCTACAAATACTCAAACATCGAAGGGACGATTCAAGCTCTGACGCAAGTGAAAGAGACGACCGAAATCTCAGAAGAGCGGACGGTCACGATCACCCCAATCGAAAACCAGCTCTCGCAAACGTTACCGGTCGGATTGAAAAGTCCAGGGAAAGACATCACGAAAGCCGGTGTCGCCGACCGACCGTACAACCCGAGCTCCATCGAATGGACGGTCGAGTTGAACAAAGGGCTGAAACAGATCGAGGATGCCCGCTGGACGGACGTGATCCCTGCAGGTTTGGCGTATCGCGCCGACAGCATGGAAGTGACCCGGCTCGTCATGGCGATGAACGGGAATGTCATCCGTGAAGAACCGGTGACGGGGCTCACGGTCGATACGACGGATGGTCTCGCCATCGACTTCGGGAAGATCCAAAACGCTTATCGCCTCACGTTCATCACGGACATCGTCGATGAAGAGGTGGCGACGTTCAACAACGTCACGAACCTCGAAGGGACGTCGTTCAAGACGGCGACGGCCTCGGCGACGGTCGCTGCCGGACGAGGGACGGAGCTCGAGAAACGGACGCCGAATTATGACGATGTCACCCAGACAATCACGTGGGAGTCAGACATCAACTTCCGGCAACGGAATATGGGCTCGCTCACGGTAAAAGACTTATTCACCGACACCCATCAATTGATCAATCTCACGTTATATGAGGTGACGCTTGATGCTAATGGGAACATTGCGAATCGGGTAGCCGTTCCCGTGACGACAAGCAAAATCACAGATACGGGGCTTGAAGGATTCACGTTCGACCTGCCGAAGAACGGGACGGCGTATCAGCTCGAGTATACGACCCGTGCGAAAAATCGCGTCGTCTCCCCGGGCAGTGTGACGAACACGATCGAAGTGAACGGATGGAAGAAGTCGGCGACCCAGTCGATCGGGCAAGTCGTCTTACGAAAGACGCACAAGGCACCAAACTATGCGGCAGAAACGATCGAGTGGACGCTCGAGTTGAACCGGGACAAGCGGGAGATGAACAACGCCGTCATCACCGACACGTTCCCGAACGAGGGCTTGACGTTCATCGAGGACTCGCTGACAATCAGCGGGTTGACGAAAGGGACGGACTACACGGTCATCCCTGACGCGAACGGCTTCACCATCCGTTTCAACATACAATTGACCGATACACATGACATCACGTATGAAACGACGTTCGATTACCGCGAGCGTCTGGACGCGAGCAATACGAGCTTCGTCAACGAGGCGACCGTCGACTGGGTCGATGAATCATCGAACGGACGCACGGTGACGACGACGGATTCCGTCGAGCCGGCATCGAACACGCGCAACAACGGATTCAAAGGCGGCACGTATAACGCCGTCACGAAAGACATCACTTGGAAAATTGGAATCAACTACCATGAGTATGCGACGACGAACCTGACCGTCACCGACACGTGGGAAGGGACGCAAGTACCGGACAAGGATTCCTTCACCGTCGCCAAGATGACGCGCGGAAGTGGGGCGAACGCCTACTCGGTCGATGCGACCCCGATCCCATCGTCCACGTACAACGTCGTGTGGAGTGAAACGGGCTTCGTGTTGACGTTCAACGACCCGACGAGCGACGCGTACGTCATCGTGTATGACACGAACATCGACGACACAAAAATCGCGCCGTCCTATAAAAACACGGCCGTGGTCACAGACGGAGCGACCGAGCTCGGCAACTTGCCGGCGACGGTGACGGTCCGCCACGGTGGCGAATATAACGAGAAGCGAGGCGTCCAGCAAGGAAAGCTCATCGCCTGGACGATCGATATCAACTTCGGACAATCGTCGTTACAAAATGTCGTCATTCGTGACGTCCCATCGAATAATCAGGACGTCCTGCTCGATTCGCTAAGCGTCTATGAGACGACGGTCGCCCCGAACGGTACGGTGACGAAGGCAGGGAAGTTGTCGACGGATGCGTACACGGTCCGAGCGATCCAAGAGATGGGGGAGTTCGAACTTACGTTCAACAATCCGATCGATCGCCCATACATCTTAGAATATGACTCGTATATCCTGGCTGCGGTCGGGACGGATATCACGAACGACGTCTATGTGACGGCAGACGAGGTATCCGAGAACACGACGACGAAACAATCGAAGGTCCGAGTCGCCCGTACGTCCGGAATGGGGACGGCGAGCGGAGAACTCGGCGAATTGACGATTACGAAGACGGACGAGTTGAGCGAGAAGAACTTGAGCGGGGCCTCGTTCGACTTAATCGACACCGGTAGCGGACGTACCGTCCGTCGCGGCACGACAGGAACCGATGGGACCTTGACGTTCGGTCGCCTCCTTTATGGGGACTATCGTCTAGTCGAGACGAAAGCGCCGGACGGTTACTTGATCGCGACGGCATCCCGAAATATCACCATCGCGAAAGTGAAAGAAGCGACGACCGTCAAAAACGACACGATCCGCCAAGACGTCGAATTGATGAAGACGTCGACTTCCGGCAAGGTACTCGAAGGAGCGGAGTTCAGTTTATATAATGCCGCCGATACGCTCGTCAGCGAAGGGCTCGTGACAAACAAGGACGGCAAGATCACCGTGAAAGGTCTCGAGCCGGGCATGTATTACTTCGTCGAGACGAAGGCGCCGACGGGTCACTTGTTCGATGCGACGAAACATGACTTCTCGATCACGAAGGATCAGCTGACGGCGACACCGGTCAGTGTGAAGAACCAACCGTTCAAGTCAATCGAAGTGACGAAAGTCGACTGGAAGACGGGCTTGGCGCTCCCAGGTGCCGTCTTTGACTTGAAAGACACGAACGGAAACACGCTCCGCACGGGACTCGCGGCCGATGCGTTCGGTGTGCTCTTGATTGAGGACCTCGACCTCGGCACGTACCAGCTCGTCGAGACGGAAGCGCCGGACGGATACGTGTTACCTGAAAAGGCGTATACGTTCACGGTGACGCTCGAGAGTGACGTCGTTCAAAAAGACAACGTCAAAAATGAGACGATGAAGCGTGTGAAGTTGACGAAAGTCGACAAAGACACGAACGCCACTCTTCAAGGCGCAGTCTTCACGTTATACAACAGTAAGAACGAAGTCGTCCGTGACAACGTGACGACGGGAGCAGACGGGACGGTCGTCGTCGACCGCCTAGACATCGGTACGTACACGTTCGTCGAGAAGACCGCACCGACCGGCTACATCTTAGACAAGACGCCTCATGCGTTCACGGTCGAGTACGGGCAAGACGTCGATGAACAGATCACCATCACAAACGAACAGCAAAAGTCGGTCCGTCTCATCAAGACGGACGTGATCAACGGTTCACGCCTCGCCAATGCGACGTTCTCGCTCTATCGACAGGACGGTGTCCTAGTCGAGGCGGGCTTGAAGACGGATGCGAACGGGGAGACTTTGGTCGACCGATTGAACCCGGGCGAGTACTACTTCCAAGAGACGGTCGCACCGCCTGGATACATGCTCGACATGACGGCACGTCCGTTCACGCTCGTACGCGGGACGAACGATATCACAGAAGTGATTGCGACGAACGATTCATACAAATCGGTCCGGATGACGAAAGTCGACTCGGAGACGGGCGACCGTCTGGCGGGGGCGACGTTCAATCTCGTCAATTCGTTCGGGACGACGATCCGCGCCGGACTCGTGACGGACGCGACAGGTGAGATTTATGTCGGCGGGCTCACACCGGGCAGCTATGCGTTCGTCGAGACGAAAGCGCCGGACGGGTACTTGCTCGATCCAAAAGAGCACACGTTCAGCGTGGCATCTCGTCAAGCAGCACCGACGACACTCACTGTCACGAACGAACAGAAAAAGTCAGTCCGACTCACGAAGACGGATGTCACGACAGGAAACGTACTTCCGAGCGCGACATTTGACTTGATCGATGCGTCGGGTGACGTTGTCCGTGCAGGACTTGTCACAGATGCGTCTGGAGAGATCTTCGTCCGTGACCTCGAACCGGGCGACTACGCGTTCGTCGAGACGAAGGCTCCAGAAGGTTATATCTTAGATACGACAAAACACGAGTTCACGCTCACACGCGGAACGAATGAAGTCCTCGCGGTCAATGTGACGAACGACCCGTACAAATCGGTGCGACTCGTCAAGACGGACAGCGAGACCGGTAATGTGTTGGCCGGTGCGACGTTCAAGCTGTTGAACGGTGATAGCGAAGTCGTGAAAGCGGACCTCGTCACGAATGAAGACGGAGAGATTGTCGTCGAGGGGCTCGTTCCAGGCGACTATCAGTTCGTCGAGACGAAGGCACCGAAGGGGTACTTCTTAGATGAGTCACCGTATGCGTTCACGTTCGAGCGCGGAGATGTCGAGAAGACGGTCAAGGTAGAAAACGACCGCATCAAGACGCTCCTCGTCAAGAAGGTCGACAGTGAGACGGGTGAACCGCTCGAAGGGGCTACGTTCACGTTGACCGATTCAACCGGTAAGGTGATCACTCTCACGACGGATGCGTCGGGTGAAGCGCGCGTGACCGACTTGAGACTCGGCACGTACACGCTCACGGAAACCGAGGCGCCGTTCGGCTATGAGTTGGACGAGACGCCACGGACGATCCGATTCGAGCGTGGTGGTGCGAACGAACAACAGATCACTGTAGAAAACACGGCAGAGTATTTCGAATTTGAAGAGACAGAAATCCCTGGCGGTGCCGGAGGAGGCGGTTACGATGACGCCGACTCTGAATCGACACTCGGTGCAGGCGACAGCAAGAAACCGACATTGACGGAGCGACTCCCATTCTTAGGTGGCGAATCGTCGAACGGTTGGTTGATCGGCTTGGTGCTTCTCGTCATCGGGATCGGATTCCTGTGGACGACAAGACGGAAGACGGCATAA
- a CDS encoding heparinase II/III family protein: MKRILLVLVLIGAWGFVTPIDSVQAATNPFHIRSVPNAIVYEMKSGKLTKVATYSTTKRYAAISTSGWYYVALSGGKKVYIKKSQAKLLLADAITRSNLTSSGTARLSHEYMRQMAPHAPYEYERLTEARAIDYANRALRGDWYVPSTPHRLSVPNIDTFDWHRDIPSSSSNSYPFQIHYLTVLNQLTQAYNATNDTAYLKYGMRVVKSWTKAHPVANYKQYRWPYNDHGTSVRTFHLLNFWDVYKSSSLYKDTAFTGLMLRTLHEHGTLLATSSFYKYEHNHGVFQDMALTAIAQTFPQFDQSARWKTVADSRLDKQIRHSITSDAVHLEHSPGYQAYMYHVLDRFVIWADDNRFTLPSSMNRVEYMPKQLTYMVKPNGTLPIFGDTSGARRTTSIIPHIEDFPQLAYAVSGGKEGSRPPLKAKKISTQYSFMREYWSAPPRAFNQATQVMMTAGYHSNAHKHADDLSIDLYGLGRDFIIETGRYGYTNRPERQRVFGVDAHNTVHRDASNLDLNTSMREKSKIVTVKNLGPSLLAMGESKLIGKGATHRRTLVYDKAQTLVVYDRISSPTQEKFVQRFHLAEGLKLLQSSMATQNVVYGDSNGRTIQLMQLNLKNSSMRNSTSFVAVEDYEWKPRPQVISYNTGKDVRYLTLIRLDQSKTTIRSASVKVSGSNYIVTYTLSNKETRQISVPI; encoded by the coding sequence ATGAAACGAATCTTACTCGTCCTCGTCTTGATCGGCGCGTGGGGATTTGTCACCCCGATCGACTCCGTTCAGGCTGCGACGAACCCGTTCCACATCCGCTCCGTCCCGAACGCCATCGTCTATGAGATGAAAAGCGGGAAGCTGACGAAAGTGGCGACCTATTCGACGACGAAACGCTATGCGGCGATCAGTACGTCCGGCTGGTACTATGTCGCCCTGAGCGGTGGAAAGAAGGTCTACATAAAGAAGAGTCAGGCGAAGCTCTTACTCGCTGACGCCATCACCCGTTCAAACTTAACGTCGAGCGGGACAGCACGACTGTCGCATGAATACATGCGACAGATGGCACCGCACGCCCCGTACGAATACGAGCGTCTCACCGAAGCGAGGGCGATCGACTATGCGAACCGGGCCCTTCGTGGGGATTGGTACGTCCCGTCCACACCGCATCGTCTGTCGGTCCCAAACATCGACACGTTCGACTGGCATCGGGACATCCCGAGCTCTTCAAGCAACTCGTATCCGTTCCAAATCCACTATTTGACGGTGTTGAACCAATTGACACAAGCCTACAATGCGACAAACGACACCGCGTATTTGAAATACGGGATGCGTGTCGTGAAAAGTTGGACGAAAGCCCACCCGGTCGCCAACTACAAACAGTACCGTTGGCCGTATAATGACCACGGCACATCGGTCCGGACGTTCCATTTGTTGAACTTCTGGGACGTGTACAAGTCGTCGTCCCTTTACAAAGACACGGCATTCACGGGTCTCATGCTGCGGACGCTCCATGAGCACGGCACGTTGCTCGCGACATCGAGTTTTTATAAGTATGAACATAACCACGGCGTGTTCCAGGACATGGCGCTCACGGCGATCGCGCAGACGTTCCCGCAGTTCGACCAAAGCGCGAGATGGAAAACCGTCGCTGACAGCCGGCTCGACAAACAGATCCGCCACAGCATCACGTCGGACGCCGTCCATCTCGAGCATTCACCGGGCTATCAGGCGTACATGTATCACGTGCTCGACCGCTTCGTCATCTGGGCGGACGACAACCGCTTCACGCTCCCGTCCAGCATGAACCGCGTCGAATATATGCCGAAACAGCTGACGTATATGGTCAAGCCAAACGGGACGCTCCCAATCTTCGGGGACACGTCCGGGGCACGACGCACGACGTCGATCATCCCGCATATCGAGGACTTCCCACAGCTCGCCTACGCGGTCTCGGGAGGGAAGGAAGGGTCACGCCCACCGCTCAAAGCGAAGAAAATCAGCACGCAGTATAGCTTCATGCGCGAGTATTGGTCTGCCCCACCGCGTGCCTTCAATCAGGCGACGCAAGTGATGATGACGGCGGGCTATCACAGCAATGCCCATAAACACGCCGACGACTTGAGCATCGACCTGTACGGGCTCGGTCGCGACTTCATCATCGAGACGGGACGCTACGGCTATACGAACCGTCCGGAACGTCAGCGCGTCTTCGGAGTCGATGCCCATAATACGGTCCATCGTGACGCTTCGAACCTCGACTTGAACACTTCGATGCGCGAGAAGAGCAAGATTGTCACCGTCAAAAACCTCGGTCCGTCACTCCTCGCGATGGGTGAAAGCAAACTCATCGGCAAAGGGGCGACGCATCGCCGGACGCTCGTCTATGATAAGGCGCAGACGCTCGTCGTCTATGACCGGATCAGCTCCCCGACACAAGAGAAATTCGTGCAGCGATTCCACCTTGCGGAAGGTCTGAAACTGCTCCAGAGTTCGATGGCGACCCAGAACGTTGTCTATGGCGACTCGAACGGCCGGACGATCCAACTCATGCAGCTCAACCTGAAAAATTCATCGATGCGCAACAGCACGAGTTTCGTCGCCGTCGAGGATTATGAATGGAAGCCGCGTCCGCAAGTCATCTCGTATAACACCGGGAAAGACGTGCGCTACCTCACACTCATCCGACTCGACCAGTCGAAGACGACGATCCGGTCGGCGAGTGTGAAAGTATCCGGTTCGAACTATATCGTGACGTATACCCTCTCGAATAAAGAGACGAGACAGATCAGTGTGCCGATCTAA